GGTCTTTGGGATAAGTGGCTAAAAAGCTTTGAATGGTACTTTTTGCTACTGACAAGGCTTGGTCCTTGGGATAGCCATATACCCCAGCGGATATTAAAGGAAAGGCCAGCGACTTTACCGGGATACTAGCAGCTAGCTGGAGAGACTCTAGGTAGCAAGAAGTTAATAGGGCTTCTTCTTTCTGGTCGCCTCCCTGCCAAACTGGGCCTACCGTGTGAATAACATAATCAGCGGGTAATTGATAGCCGCGGGTTAATTTGGCCTGACCAGTTGGACAGCCCCCTAATTGCTTGCATTCAGCCAAAAGTTCAGGGCCAGCCGCCTGGTGAATGGCCCCATCGACGCCTCCACCTCCTAGCAGGGAGGAGTTGGCTGCATTGACAATGGCTTCTACTTCCACTTGGGTAATATCCCCATGAACGATTTGAAATGTCATATCACTGCTCGCTTTCTAATAATGCTTTTCGGCTAAGAAAATTATAAACCATGACCACAAGAATTCCAGCTAATTTAGCCAGATGGGCGTCCAGGCTTAGTTGCTCTATCAGTAGGTATAAGATCAGTTCTTGAATCAGCAAGCCTGAAAGAGCTAAGACTAAAAACAGGAGAAATTCCCGCCAACGCTCCTCCTTAGAAAAGCTAGACTGAAAGACAAAGTGCATACTGGCCCAATAGTTAAAGACTAAGGAAAGCATAAAGGCACACAAATTAGCTCCTAAGTAATGGACTTGACAGCTGATTAATAAGCTAAAGACGATAAAATCAAGAAGCGTGCTTAGCCCACCTACCAGGATAAAGCGCATAATTTGCCTGATCATCTTTTCCCACCCACTTTTCTTTTTAGAGGTCACTTGCGTTTAACTGATAAAAAACGTGCCAGCTTTAAGCTAATTGGTCACTAGATCATTAGCTTAAAAGGCTAAGCACGTTGTCAAGTTAACTAGTCTTTTACACCATAACTATCAATTTCTGCATGGATCATGTTGATGAATTCATCTAAGTCCACAGTTTCTGTTTTCTTAGAGCCATAACGACGAACAGTTACCGTGCCATTTTCAATTTCATTGTCACCAAAGACTAATTGATAAGGCACTTTACGGGTTTGGGCTTCACGAATCTTGTAACCCATTTTTTCATTCCGGTCATCAACCTCAATCCGCAAACCTTCACTACGCATACGGTTAGCCACTTGGTAGACATAATCCGCATGTTGGTTTTCATTCACTGGAATTAAGATGGCTTGTTGTGGAGCTAACCAAGTTGGGAAGGCACCCTTATATTCTTCAATTAAGTAAGCTACAAAACGTTCCATAGTGGAAACAATTCCCCGGTGGATCATCACAGGACGGTGGGTATTTTGACCATCTTCACCGACATAGGTCACATCGAATTTTTCCGGTAGGAGGAAGTCTAATTGGATGGTTGAAAGGGTTTCCTCATTGCCAAGAGCGGTTTTCACTTGGACATCCAACTTAGGCCCGTAGAAGGCCGCTTCTCCTTCGGCTTCAAAGTAGTCCAAGCCTAATTCATCCATAGCTTCCTTTAACATGGATTGGGCTTTTTCCCACATTTCATCATCATCGAAGTATTTCTTGGTATCTTTAGGGTCGCGGTAGCTTAAACGATAGCGATAGTCAGTAATATTGAAGTCATGGTAAGCATCTTGCATGAAGCGTAAAATGCTCTTGAATTCGTCCTTAATTTGGTCTAAACGCACAAAGATATGGGAGTCGTTCAGGGTCATTTCTCTTACCCGTTGCAAGCCGGATAGAGCACCTGATTTTTCATAACGGTGCATCATCCCTAGTTCAGCAATACGGATAGGTAATTCCCGGTAAGAATGCACCTTATTTTGGTAAACTCGGATGTGGTGAGGGCAGTTCATTGGACGTAAGACAAAGCTTTCACCATCTTCAAAATCCATGGTTGGAAACATGTCGTCACTATAATGGTCCCAGTGTCCAGACGTCTTGTATAAGTCTACATCAGCCATGATTGGGGTATAGACGTGTTGGTAACCGGCTTGAACTTCCTTGTCGACAATATAGCGTTCAACTTGACGGCGAATGGTTGCTCCGTTTGGTAACCAGAATGGCAGACCTTGTCCAGTTTTAGGATCAATCATAAAGAGGTCTAATTCTTTACCAATTTTACGGTGGTCACGTTCTTTAGCTTCTTCGCGACGTTTAAGATCCTCTTTAAGGTCTTTTTCATTGAAGTAACTGGTCCCATAAACCCTTTGCATCATGGCATTGTCAGAATTCCCTCGCCAGTAAGCTCCTGCTAAGGAAAGTAATTTAAAGTGTTTAATATAGCCTGTTGAAGGAACATGACCGCCCCGGCAGAGGTCAGTAAATTCTCCTTGGCTATAGGTGGTAAGGGTGGCATCTTCAGGTAAATCAGCAATAATTTCTAACTTATAAGGGTCATTTTTAAAGATTTCCTTGGCTTCTTCACGGCTTACTTCCTTACCTACCACTGGGTAGTCTTCTTTAACGATCTTTTCCATCTCAGCTTCAACCCGTGGCAAGTCTTCCTCACTCACTTGTTGGCCTTGACCATTATCAGTGTCATAGTAGAAGCCATTTTCGATGGCTGGCCCTACTCCAAATTTAATGTCAGGATAGAGACGGCGCAAAGCTTGAGCCAGTAAGTGGGCGCTGGAATGGCGGAGAATATCTAAGGCTTCTTGTTCAGTTTCTTTATTCTTAGGATCGATTAAACGAATGCTGCCATCACTTTCAATCGCTTCATCTAAGCCCTTTAATTCATCATTTAAAGTGTAAGCAACCACCCGTTTAGCTAAAGAATTGCTAATGGATTTAGCCACATCGCGGCCACTCACACCGGCTTCAAATTCCTTTACACTTTGATCAGGAAAAGTTAACTGTATCATTTTATCAAATTCCTCCTATAAAAAAATCCCTTCTGAGCATGCTCAGAAGGGACGATTACTAATTCATATCGTGGTTCCACCCTAGTTTACACCTATAGTGTCTCTAGTACGCTGATAACGTTGCGCTAACGTCATATAGAAAGTCTAAGAAGTGGTATCCTATAAAACCTGTCAGGCATTTGCACCATCTAGCCTGTCTCTCCTACAAGTTGATTATATTCAGTCTTCTATCACTGACTTGCTTTAATTAAAGCACTTTTTATGAAACAATTCAAGCTTTTATTTAGGAAAGTGAAGTGACTCTAATCCGAATAGCGACGGTTGCGCCCGGACATAGTTACTTCCTCGCTCAAATAACGAACCCTTTCCATAATCCGCTGCGCCTTGACGGTTTCCGAATCTCCTTGATTAGTATGGGCCAAATGATTTTCTAATTCCTTCATGGAAAAATTAGAAGTGAAAAAGGTAGCCTGGCCTTGACTCATACGGTTCTGCAAGAGAACCCCTAGGACTTCATCACGGACCCAGGCCGAATTACTTTCAGCACCAATATCATCAATCATTAATACTTGGGCGTCTTGGAGGCTCTTGAGTCGCTGGTTAACACGATTATCTTTGATGGCACTCTTGATCTCACTAATAAAAGTAGGATAGTGGAACAAGGTAGTCGTGAAACCATGTTCAGCCAGGTGATTAGCCACAGCTGCCGCTAAAAAGGACTTCCCCACGCCAAACGGACCATGTAAGTAAAGGCCTTGGTGAAATTGCTTGGGCTTAGACTGCATGGCTTCGACAAAATCAATGGCCTTCTCCAAGGCAGCTTGCCGTTTGGGATCGGTCAGGTCAAAGTTTTGGAAGGAGGCTTGCTTTAAATCCTTAGGCATTTCCAGTAAAGTGACCCGTTGCTTCTTCTCCCGCTCTTTTTGGGCGGCGAGGAATTCATCAGTCGCCTGGTATTCAATATCAATATAATTAAAATTCATAATGAGCTTAGGATAGAAATTAGGAAATTTGGGCCTTTTCCCCGCTCTTATCCGTTCTTTTTCTTGAACAAATTCATAGAGTTTCGATATCGAACGGTCAATCGTTTCTTGGTCCAAGTCTTCTTTATGATTATCAATAAATTGTCTAACGTCCGGATCACTCAAGACTTGGGCTTTGGTTTGGTCTAAGCGTTGGCGAAAGTTGCCTTTATTGAGCTCATGGCTGATATCTTCCCCAATATTTCTCATTCGTCTCCCTCCTCACTATTCAATGCCCGAATCCGATCGGCTAAGGCTTGGACACTTTCATGGTCCATTTTTTCCTCCTTATCTGCCGTCTCTTGTTTTTGATTAAACCAAGCGGGCTGTAATTCTTGATAGGTCTTGCGTTTGGTATTTTGCCGCTTATTTTTGCTTTGTCTTTGTTTTTGAATCCGTTTAGTCCGTTTGTTGAGATAGGTCAGCGCCTGTTCCGGACTTTGAATATTTTTTGACTCCAATCATCCACTGTCCGCTCAAAGGTCGACCTGACGATACTTGAACTTTCCTGACTGATCAAATAATAGTGAATCATGATATTCAAGGTCGGGCCATCGATAAGGCCCTTATTCATGACCATCTCTAAGGTTTTTATCTCGTTGGTAGTTAGATAACCGTTTTTTTGTTCTTTGATAGTCTTAGCAAAGGTTAGGGGCGGATAAGCCTTAGCCGCCTTGATCAAGGCTAGGCTAGCTTCATCCTGATTTTCTTTGGGTAAATCCTGACCCTGACTCTTGGTCTGCTGCTTGGCTTGGTCCATTTGATAGTCAGGTCGTTTATTTATCGGTTGGTCCGCCATGGCCTTGATCACTAGGCCTTGGTAGTAATTAATGTCCACTTGGTTGGTTCTTACATTACTTGCCTTAATGGCAAACTGGGACAGGGCAACTTCATCCAAACCATAAAGAGCATGGAGGCTTTGGGTCATCTCCTTAACATCCTGACTGACCGCCCGCTCACTGAGGAAAGACCTTTGTACCAACTCAGTAAAATAAGCCATATCAAAATCACTGACCAGGCTAGTTTTTATAAGGGATTTACTAGGCTTCTTTAACAAGCTTTGCTTTTCGCTTTCAGTCAATTGGCGACTGCTTTGGGACAGATGAAAAACATCCTGAAAAGTCGCTGTGACCTCCTGCCAGTCATTCTCCTGACTATCAGCAATCTTTTCAAAGCTAAAGCGGTCTAATAAGCGATTAAAACGCACTTCCCCCACATGGTCTAAAAGTAAGCTAGTCATTAAGCTATCCTTAAAAAACTGCTCAGAAGAAACCGGTGCTAGCAACTGATAGAGGGCCTGCACTGGGGCTTGACCACTTTGCTGGGTGTAGCTACGTAAGAGGCCAATGGCTTCTAATCGGCGCCTACTTCTGACATAGCGTTCTTTAGAAAAAACCAATTGGTCCATAATTTCCCCATGATTAATTACTTCTGATTGATAAGTCGAACGGTCAATATAGGCATAAAGAGTCATATAGAGAGCAAAGGCTTCAGCCCCAATAATTGGTTGGTAGAGATAGGTTAAGACTTCCAGATCAGCATTGGAAACAATTTGTGTGAGGATAATTTTGAGAGGTTCACGTGGATTTAACTTTTCCCATGGATTCAAGACTGATCTTCCTCCGCGTTATTGGCTTCTAAGTCTAAATTCGTTTGCCCCTCCGCGTTATTTTTTTGCATTTGCTTCAACTGCTCAATTTCTTGCAAAAAGACGGTAGGATCTTCGAAGTGACGGTAGACACTGGCATAGCGAATATAGGCAACTTCATCGATCTTGGGCAAAATATCCATGACCATTTCCCCTATTAGGGTTGAAGGCACCTCGTTTTGTCCTTTTTGCCGAATGTCCGATTCGATATTCTTAACCACTTCTTCTAAGGTCTCTAGGGCGATTGGCCGTTTTTCACAGGACCTCACTAAGCCCCGTAATAATTTTTCTTTGGAAAATTCTTCCCGGGTACCATCCCGCTTGATAACCAGTAAAGGCATCTTTTCTACCCGTTCAAAGGTCGTGAAGCGAAAATCACATTGCGTACATAGGCGTCGCCTTCTTATCGATGTGTTTTCCTCCACAGGCCGACTATCGATTACCTTCGTATTATTATCTTGACATCTGGGGCAGCGCACAATATTCACCTTCCTTGGACATTTTCTAAAATATTTCTTTTATTAATTATAGCACAGTTTAAAGGCGGAAGGATAAGGGGCAAAATCCAGCTTGGTCAGCTTATTTTATGGCTTGAAAGCCTTGGATGCTCAACCAGGCCTCGACTTGCTTTTCCGTTTGCTGGATGCTGCCCTGGTTATCAATCACAATATCTGCCCAGCGGAGTTTCTGTTCAATATTATATTGAGACAGCATGCGGTCAAAGGCCTCGTCTTCACTTAAATTATCCCGGTCCATCAGTCGTTGCAATTGAATGCTTTCTGGAACATAGACCAACATCACCGCATCACAAGCGTCCTGGTACTTGGTCTCATAAAGTAAAGGAATATCCAAAACAATCAATTGATGGCCCTGGTCTTGGTAAGACTGGGCTTGGTCGTTGACCCAGTCATAGATATAAGGCAAGAGCAGTTGATTAAGAGCTTTGAGTTGATCCTTATCTGTAAAGACCACATCCCCTAATTTCTTCCGGTTAAGGGTGCCATTTGGAAAGAGAAAATCCTCTCCAAAATGCTCTTTTATAGCTTGTAAACCCTGTGTTCCCGGCTCAACGACAGCTCGAGCCCCCAGGTCTGCATCCACTACCGGAAAACCAACTTTTTTAAAATAATTACTAACAGTAGATTTTCCCGTAGCAATTGACCCTGTTAATCCTAAGCGAAAAGTCATTCATACACTCCCTTTATTTCTGACAATTGGGACAAAAATGCGTCCCTCGCTGTCCTAACTTAATTTTCTCAATGGTTCTTCCACAATTTAAACAGGCTTGGCCCTGGCGCTGGTAAACCTTGAGATAATTTTGATATTGACCGTCCTCCCCTAAAGTGTTCTGATAGGTCCGCACACTAGAGCCGCCTAAGTCTACCGCTCGATTCAGTATATCTCGCATGGCTTCTAATAGGAGCAAGGTCTCTTGGTCAGTCAACGAATTGGCTGGCCGACCTGGATAAATTTCCGCTTGAAATAGAGATTCATCAGCATAAATATTACCAATGCCGGCAATTTTTTGCTGGTCCAGTATTAATGATTTAATGGGTCGCTTGGATGCCGCTAATATTTTTTGGAATTGATCCAAGTTAATATCCCAGGGTTCTGGACCGAGTTTTAAATTTTTAATAGCTTGGGGCATATCTTGACGAGAAAATAAGGATATCCGACCAAATTTACGCACATCATGATAGCGTAGGTCCCTGCCATCACGCAAGTGACAGATGAGGTGACTATGCTTTAAAATTGGCGTCTGCCTATCGCAGACAAAATACTTGCCTTCCATCCGCAGATGGCTAATCCAGGCGCAATCGCTCCAATAAAAAACAGGTATTTTCCATAACGGTCGACTCGTTCAAAGGTCTCCCCTTGCATGGCTTGGCGAAAGACCTGGGCTGGACAATTAATAATCTTTGCCCATTTTACTTCCACATCCTGTATTTGGGCTTGAGGAAGGACTCTATTAAGCCCCTGTCTCACATTTTCTACTTCAGGTAACTCTGGCATTAACTAGCCTCCTTCATCCCGCTAAAACACTGTTAGCAGTCTAACTTATTCTAATCAAACAATAACCATAAATAAAGTAAAGAGTGCGACGGATGCGCCAAAGGACGAAAACGCTAGGCATACTATATCCTCAGATTCGAACAGCTAAAACAAAAAAACGAAGAGAGAAGCGTATTCAATAGTCTCCCTTCGTTTATGAAAATGCCAGCAAAGCTAATTTTTAAATTAGGTTTTACTCCCTTTATTTGAAGGGCTTTGAACTCCTGTCCCAGCCTATCTTCTCTATTAAAACCTTTCTTAGATTTTCCTACTTGGCATCATACCAAGTGGACCCATAGTTACTATCAACAATTAATGGGACGTCTAAGGAAACTGCATTTTCCATGACGTCTTTAACTAAGGCAGCTAGGTCTTCTAAGTCCTCTTTGGCTACTTCAAAAATTAACTCATCGTGGACTTGGAGGAGGAGATTTGCCTGAAGTTGATGTTCCTTTAAGGCTTGATCCATCTCAACCATGGCTACCTTAATAATATCGGCTGCCGTCCCTTGAATTGGCGAATTCATTGCGGTTCTTTCGGCAAAGGACCTAACATTATAATTTTTAGCCTTTAAGTCAGGAAGGTAGCGACGGCGGTTAAAGAGGGTTTTAGCGTATCCAGCCTCACGGGCGATTTCCACACTCTTATCCATATATTCAGCCACTTTAGGATAAATTTCAAAATATTTATCAATAAAGGCTTTGGCCTCTTGACGAGAAATCGAAAGGTTTTGACTGAGACCATAGTCACTAATCCCGTAAACAATTCCAAAATTGACTGCCTTGGCTTGACGTCTTTCATCCTTACTAATGTCCTTTTCATCTTTATGGAAGACTTTGGCCGCTGTAGCGGTGTGGATATCCTTATTTTCTTTAAAGGCTTCTTGAAGATGAGGGTCACCAGAAACATGGGCAAGGACACGTAATTCAATTTGCGAATAGTCCGATGAGAAAATGACCCAGTCCGGATGAGAAGGCACAAAGGCTTGGCGAATTTTACGCCCCTCTTCGGTACGGATAGGAATATTTTGTAAGTTCGGATCAGCTGAACTTAAGCGTCCGGTAGTGGTTAGGGTTTGAATGAAACGACTGTGTACCTTGCCATCTTGGTGGATATAATCGAGGATCCCTTGAACAT
This genomic window from Aerococcus sp. Group 1 contains:
- a CDS encoding O-acetyl-ADP-ribose deacetylase; its protein translation is MTFQIVHGDITQVEVEAIVNAANSSLLGGGGVDGAIHQAAGPELLAECKQLGGCPTGQAKLTRGYQLPADYVIHTVGPVWQGGDQKEEALLTSCYLESLQLAASIPVKSLAFPLISAGVYGYPKDQALSVAKSTIQSFLATYPKDLDVFLVLYP
- the mutM gene encoding DNA-formamidopyrimidine glycosylase, whose product is MEGKYFVCDRQTPILKHSHLICHLRDGRDLRYHDVRKFGRISLFSRQDMPQAIKNLKLGPEPWDINLDQFQKILAASKRPIKSLILDQQKIAGIGNIYADESLFQAEIYPGRPANSLTDQETLLLLEAMRDILNRAVDLGGSSVRTYQNTLGEDGQYQNYLKVYQRQGQACLNCGRTIEKIKLGQRGTHFCPNCQK
- the thrS gene encoding threonine--tRNA ligase is translated as MIQLTFPDQSVKEFEAGVSGRDVAKSISNSLAKRVVAYTLNDELKGLDEAIESDGSIRLIDPKNKETEQEALDILRHSSAHLLAQALRRLYPDIKFGVGPAIENGFYYDTDNGQGQQVSEEDLPRVEAEMEKIVKEDYPVVGKEVSREEAKEIFKNDPYKLEIIADLPEDATLTTYSQGEFTDLCRGGHVPSTGYIKHFKLLSLAGAYWRGNSDNAMMQRVYGTSYFNEKDLKEDLKRREEAKERDHRKIGKELDLFMIDPKTGQGLPFWLPNGATIRRQVERYIVDKEVQAGYQHVYTPIMADVDLYKTSGHWDHYSDDMFPTMDFEDGESFVLRPMNCPHHIRVYQNKVHSYRELPIRIAELGMMHRYEKSGALSGLQRVREMTLNDSHIFVRLDQIKDEFKSILRFMQDAYHDFNITDYRYRLSYRDPKDTKKYFDDDEMWEKAQSMLKEAMDELGLDYFEAEGEAAFYGPKLDVQVKTALGNEETLSTIQLDFLLPEKFDVTYVGEDGQNTHRPVMIHRGIVSTMERFVAYLIEEYKGAFPTWLAPQQAILIPVNENQHADYVYQVANRMRSEGLRIEVDDRNEKMGYKIREAQTRKVPYQLVFGDNEIENGTVTVRRYGSKKTETVDLDEFINMIHAEIDSYGVKD
- a CDS encoding DNA-formamidopyrimidine glycosylase family protein, whose protein sequence is MPELPEVENVRQGLNRVLPQAQIQDVEVKWAKIINCPAQVFRQAMQGETFERVDRYGKYLFFIGAIAPGLAICGWKASILSAIGRRQF
- a CDS encoding GtrA family protein, whose translation is MIRQIMRFILVGGLSTLLDFIVFSLLISCQVHYLGANLCAFMLSLVFNYWASMHFVFQSSFSKEERWREFLLFLVLALSGLLIQELILYLLIEQLSLDAHLAKLAGILVVMVYNFLSRKALLESEQ
- the dnaI gene encoding primosomal protein DnaI encodes the protein MRNIGEDISHELNKGNFRQRLDQTKAQVLSDPDVRQFIDNHKEDLDQETIDRSISKLYEFVQEKERIRAGKRPKFPNFYPKLIMNFNYIDIEYQATDEFLAAQKEREKKQRVTLLEMPKDLKQASFQNFDLTDPKRQAALEKAIDFVEAMQSKPKQFHQGLYLHGPFGVGKSFLAAAVANHLAEHGFTTTLFHYPTFISEIKSAIKDNRVNQRLKSLQDAQVLMIDDIGAESNSAWVRDEVLGVLLQNRMSQGQATFFTSNFSMKELENHLAHTNQGDSETVKAQRIMERVRYLSEEVTMSGRNRRYSD
- the nrdR gene encoding transcriptional regulator NrdR; its protein translation is MRCPRCQDNNTKVIDSRPVEENTSIRRRRLCTQCDFRFTTFERVEKMPLLVIKRDGTREEFSKEKLLRGLVRSCEKRPIALETLEEVVKNIESDIRQKGQNEVPSTLIGEMVMDILPKIDEVAYIRYASVYRHFEDPTVFLQEIEQLKQMQKNNAEGQTNLDLEANNAEEDQS
- the coaE gene encoding dephospho-CoA kinase (Dephospho-CoA kinase (CoaE) performs the final step in coenzyme A biosynthesis.), translated to MTFRLGLTGSIATGKSTVSNYFKKVGFPVVDADLGARAVVEPGTQGLQAIKEHFGEDFLFPNGTLNRKKLGDVVFTDKDQLKALNQLLLPYIYDWVNDQAQSYQDQGHQLIVLDIPLLYETKYQDACDAVMLVYVPESIQLQRLMDRDNLSEDEAFDRMLSQYNIEQKLRWADIVIDNQGSIQQTEKQVEAWLSIQGFQAIK